In Arthrobacter sp. B3I4, the following proteins share a genomic window:
- a CDS encoding helix-turn-helix domain-containing protein — protein MAKPTRQAYSFEFKLALVERFIAGETAPDLAAEVGLSSPGLLKTWVRVYRREGADALRPKPKGRPNAPHAPQPAEIPELERLRRENERLRAEVAYLGKLRALRAQERR, from the coding sequence GTGGCCAAGCCTACGAGACAGGCGTACTCGTTCGAATTCAAGCTCGCATTGGTCGAACGGTTCATCGCGGGTGAGACTGCCCCGGACCTCGCGGCGGAGGTGGGCTTGTCCTCTCCCGGGTTACTGAAAACGTGGGTGCGCGTGTATCGCCGCGAGGGTGCGGACGCCTTGCGCCCCAAGCCGAAAGGCAGACCCAACGCGCCCCACGCTCCACAGCCGGCGGAGATACCGGAGCTGGAACGGTTGCGGCGGGAGAACGAACGGCTGCGGGCGGAAGTGGCCTACCTGGGAAAATTGCGGGCCTTGAGGGCGCAGGAACGACGGTGA
- a CDS encoding IS3 family transposase has protein sequence MRVQTVIALKADFPLPVLLQVARLARSTFFYHQARLQAPDPQEAIKTAVTAFFAKNRGRYGHRRIHTELVKQGWTVAKKTVLKLMRSLRLVCKVRRKRRYNSYQGGQGAVAPNVLNREFEATAPNEKWVTDVTEFSVGDRKLYLSPVMDLFDRQIISYAVGLSPNLDLTNTSLRKALATLECEQTPLVHSDQGFQYQHVSWRNLLQGAGAIQSMSRKGNCYDNAVMENFFGHLKEEFFHRVRFISTDALAAGLHEYIHWYNTDRISTNLEGLSPVQYRAQALAA, from the coding sequence GTGAGGGTCCAGACCGTCATCGCCCTCAAGGCTGACTTCCCCCTCCCGGTTCTGCTGCAGGTTGCCCGTCTTGCCCGGTCCACGTTCTTCTATCACCAGGCCCGCCTCCAAGCCCCTGACCCGCAGGAGGCTATCAAGACTGCGGTGACGGCGTTTTTCGCGAAGAACCGTGGCCGGTACGGGCACCGCCGCATCCACACCGAGCTGGTCAAGCAAGGGTGGACGGTCGCGAAGAAGACCGTGCTGAAGCTCATGCGTTCGCTGCGGCTGGTCTGCAAGGTCAGGCGAAAGAGGCGCTACAACTCTTATCAGGGCGGGCAGGGCGCGGTTGCCCCGAACGTGCTGAACCGCGAGTTCGAAGCCACTGCTCCGAATGAAAAGTGGGTGACGGATGTGACCGAGTTCAGCGTTGGCGACCGGAAGCTCTACCTCTCACCGGTCATGGACCTCTTCGACCGGCAGATCATCTCTTACGCGGTGGGCCTTTCCCCGAATCTGGACCTCACCAACACATCACTCCGCAAGGCGCTGGCAACGCTCGAGTGCGAGCAGACACCGCTCGTGCATTCGGACCAGGGTTTCCAGTACCAGCATGTCTCGTGGCGGAACCTTCTGCAGGGCGCCGGCGCAATCCAGTCGATGTCACGCAAGGGCAACTGCTACGACAACGCGGTGATGGAGAACTTCTTCGGACACCTCAAGGAAGAGTTCTTCCACCGCGTCCGGTTCATCAGCACCGACGCCCTGGCAGCGGGACTGCACGAGTACATCCACTGGTACAACACCGACAGGATCTCGACAAACCTAGAGGGCCTGAGTCCGGTGCAATACCGGGCTCAGGCCCTCGCAGCCTAG
- a CDS encoding MFS transporter: protein MASVSAPLETGTPPFRAKGKPALTLIAVCFGLFMVGLDSTVVHIANPAIQADLHATFGDLQWVINAYLLALAVCLIPAGKLGDRFGRKKVYILGVILFGITSVAIGLIGSIEGVLVFRALQGVSAALLMPQTIALLRSTFSREKFGMAVGIWGGVSSVSIAGGPLVSGMLVQSAGWQWVFYINVPIAIAGVVMAALVVRETAMEKGGRIDLLGIVLLAGALFAVVFAVVQAQGWGWGSAPTIGVFVAAVVLFALFVIVESRVASPLLPLALFRSAGVSVGGLVFVANFFSILGVTFLLTLFLMNSLGNSTATAGLMMLPMSFFAIPSAPIGALLTAKIGPRRVAAMGLGLMAAGLALLTLVGVDTPYWMMAVPFVIIAFGSGFAIPSGADLIVGGAPVHLAGVASGFQTTCIQVGGAIGTAILSAIVAGQVIPAVAKTSLPADAIEGASAGVVFEGFPGVNGAFIDGMHIGLWVAAAFCSVIAALVIGAIREPKHHNIGTVLEESAEALAGHR from the coding sequence GTGGCATCTGTATCCGCCCCCCTCGAAACCGGTACTCCGCCTTTTCGAGCCAAGGGCAAACCTGCGCTGACCCTGATAGCCGTGTGCTTCGGCCTCTTCATGGTCGGGCTCGACTCCACTGTCGTTCACATCGCCAACCCTGCAATTCAGGCCGACCTCCATGCCACCTTCGGCGATTTGCAGTGGGTCATTAACGCGTACCTTCTCGCGCTTGCCGTCTGCCTTATACCGGCTGGCAAGCTCGGCGACCGATTCGGGCGCAAGAAGGTCTACATTCTGGGTGTCATCCTGTTCGGTATCACCAGTGTTGCGATCGGCCTCATCGGAAGCATCGAAGGCGTGCTGGTATTTCGTGCTCTGCAGGGCGTGAGCGCAGCGCTACTCATGCCGCAGACCATCGCTCTGCTTAGGTCAACGTTCTCGAGGGAAAAGTTCGGCATGGCGGTAGGCATCTGGGGTGGCGTCTCGTCTGTATCCATCGCTGGCGGCCCGCTCGTAAGCGGCATGCTGGTACAGAGCGCCGGCTGGCAGTGGGTCTTCTATATCAATGTCCCCATTGCTATTGCGGGTGTCGTGATGGCAGCTCTGGTTGTCCGTGAAACGGCCATGGAAAAGGGAGGCCGCATCGACCTACTCGGTATCGTTCTGCTGGCGGGAGCGCTCTTTGCTGTCGTCTTCGCCGTGGTTCAGGCTCAGGGTTGGGGCTGGGGGAGTGCCCCAACGATCGGCGTGTTCGTCGCTGCTGTCGTGCTGTTTGCCCTGTTTGTGATCGTCGAGAGCCGTGTGGCTAGCCCGCTCCTCCCACTGGCCCTCTTCAGGTCGGCCGGCGTCAGTGTTGGTGGTCTCGTGTTTGTTGCCAACTTCTTCTCGATCCTTGGCGTCACGTTCCTGCTGACTCTGTTCCTGATGAACTCCCTGGGCAATAGCACCGCTACGGCTGGCTTGATGATGCTGCCGATGAGCTTTTTTGCGATTCCGTCCGCGCCCATCGGGGCGTTGCTCACGGCGAAGATCGGCCCCCGCAGGGTCGCCGCCATGGGCCTTGGCTTGATGGCTGCGGGCCTGGCGCTGCTGACGCTGGTCGGTGTCGACACGCCTTACTGGATGATGGCGGTGCCGTTCGTGATCATCGCGTTCGGTTCCGGCTTCGCCATTCCATCAGGGGCGGACCTCATCGTGGGCGGCGCGCCGGTGCACCTGGCCGGTGTGGCCAGCGGTTTCCAGACGACCTGCATACAGGTTGGTGGCGCTATCGGTACCGCCATTTTGTCCGCAATCGTTGCCGGCCAGGTGATCCCCGCCGTGGCTAAGACCAGCCTTCCAGCCGACGCAATCGAAGGGGCATCGGCCGGAGTTGTTTTTGAGGGGTTCCCCGGCGTTAACGGGGCTTTCATCGATGGGATGCACATAGGACTATGGGTCGCCGCAGCCTTCTGCTCGGTCATCGCCGCATTGGTCATTGGCGCCATACGCGAGCCGAAACACCACAACATCGGGACTGTGCTCGAGGAGTCCGCCGAAGCCCTGGCCGGTCATCGTTGA
- a CDS encoding MarR family winged helix-turn-helix transcriptional regulator — translation MESVDRSSRAADVAALRDVAVSIIDISSDVRRKSHNETGVRPLSNGLLEILRVIENHPGITVAEVAARLGRQFSNVSVQLRELVAAGLVTRIRDAADKRYVSLHPTAESQRIKVLMEGAWADALEAASARLTPEERGQIAACLPALRRLAAVLAEPE, via the coding sequence ATGGAAAGTGTGGACCGGTCGTCCCGGGCGGCAGACGTCGCCGCCCTTCGGGATGTGGCTGTCTCTATCATCGACATCTCCTCCGACGTCCGACGGAAGTCGCACAATGAAACCGGTGTCCGGCCGCTATCCAACGGCCTGCTGGAAATCCTCCGAGTGATCGAGAATCACCCGGGCATCACTGTCGCGGAGGTGGCAGCCCGCCTGGGGAGGCAATTCAGCAACGTCAGCGTCCAGCTCCGTGAACTGGTGGCCGCGGGCCTGGTCACGCGGATCCGCGATGCCGCTGACAAGCGTTACGTTTCCCTTCATCCCACTGCGGAGTCGCAGCGGATCAAAGTGCTGATGGAGGGTGCCTGGGCCGACGCTCTTGAGGCGGCCAGTGCGCGGCTGACGCCCGAAGAGCGTGGGCAGATTGCCGCCTGTCTTCCGGCGCTGCGGCGGCTCGCTGCAGTTCTCGCCGAGCCGGAGTAG